The Alternaria dauci strain A2016 chromosome 1, whole genome shotgun sequence genome window below encodes:
- a CDS encoding mitochondrial 37S ribosomal protein uS2m: MILRSIAARSAPRALAQHARQSSRPLQRHLSTETDSIEASTENSLKQLQSIEAQLNTHLQQPVPSVDPETHGTSDAVAGNVAQQYYLYKQQSQQMGKLGTQIEPHYKPHTLLNHPPSPADVTLELLLASEAHQGHVTSLWNPANARYIHGIRQGVHIISLEVTAAHLRRAAKVVQEVARRGGMILFVGTRDGQDRAVARAAELAKGYHLFERWIPGSITNGQQILGRCKTKVVNELDEEVPGFEDLLFDRPVLRPDLVVCMNPLENYVLLHECALNNIPTIGVIDTNADPTWVTYPIPANDDSLRCIQVIAGVLGRAGETGQKQRLAAAAQGHITYRPAKGLTMPNADTDGDRTDAGNILSGSTSRMGEGVPRERVDETADTRDTSLGDAGEMATKMDEVSNHESHRTKEGRDIKVTS; this comes from the exons ATGATACTGAGGAGCATAGCAGCGCGCAGTG CCCCCCGGGCACTCGCACAACACGCTCGACAGTCGTCTCGCCCGCTGCAGCGACACCTCTCCACCGAGACCGACTCGATTGAAGCCTCGACCGAAAACAGCCTCAAGCAGCTGCAGTCGATAGAGGCCCAGCTCAACACCCACCTCCAGCAGCCGGTGCCCTCTGTCGATCCCGAGACCCATGGAACCTCCGACGCTGTCGCCGGCAATGTCGCCCAACAGTACTACCTGTACAAGCAGCAGT CCCAGCAGATGGGAAAGCTGGGGACCCAGATTGAGCCTCACTACAAACCGCACACCCTCCTCAACCATCCCCCCTCCCCCGCCGACGTTACCCTGGAATTGCTCCTCGCCTCCGAGGCCCACCAAGGCCATGTCACCTCGCTCTGGAACCCCGCAAATGCACGCTACATCCACGGTATACGACAAGGCGTCCACATCATCTCGCTCGAAGTCACCGCAGCCCACCTGCGCCGAGCCGCCAAAGTGGTACAGGAAGTCGCGCGGCGCGGAGGCATGATCCTGTTTGTTGGCACACGCGACGGGCAAGATAGGGCCGTCGCCCGCGCGGCCGAGCTAGCCAAGGGATACCATCTGTTCGAGCGCTGGATCCCCGGAAGCATCACCAACGGCCAGCAGATCTTGGGCAGGTGCAAAACAAAGGTGGTCAACGAGCTAGACGAAGAAGTCCCAGGCTTCGAAGACCTGCTCTTCGACCGCCCCGTTCTCCGGCCAGATCTCGTCGTCTGTATGAACCCGCTCGAGAACTATGTGCTGCTGCACGAGTGTGCGCTGAACAATATTCCCACAATCGGTGTCATTGATACCAACGCAGATCCTACCTGGGTCACCTACCCTATCCCCGCAAATGACGACAG TCTCCGCTGCATACAGGTCATTGCTGGCGTCTTAGGTCGTGCCGGAGAAACAGGCCAAAAGCAACGTCTTGCTGCTGCCGCGCAAGGCCACATCACGTACCGGCCAGCAAAGGGCCTTACCATGCCTAATGCCGACACAGACGGAGACAGGACAGACGCTGGGAACATCCTATCCGGATCCACATCACGAATGGGCGAAGGGGTCCCCAGAGAGCGTGTTGATGAGACTGCCGACACGAGAGACACCAGCCTTGGAGATGCGGGAGAAATGGCTACCAAAATGGACGAAGTGAGCAACCACGAGAGCCATCGGACCAAAGAAGGCAGGGATATCAAAGTTACTTCGTAG